From Drosophila nasuta strain 15112-1781.00 chromosome X, ASM2355853v1, whole genome shotgun sequence, one genomic window encodes:
- the LOC132795585 gene encoding probable serine/threonine-protein kinase irlA, whose amino-acid sequence MHMLKSLLIVACLAAVALQVNAKPQQGKRSGQYQVLKRYQQEDVELPAEGRISPTKLAAIISALSGNSSGSGSGTSSPTTTTSTISPTPSTTTGTSITTTTPSATTPTTTTPAARNVNDIDDNEDDDDDQEYDLQYNDNNDYHGYAAASAGAASKRSQEDALTRQRRQFRRQQKIQRQRQRKNAQRRRRQRKQQQQRRRQRKQQQQRRRNRIQNIRRINRFRKNANRNRSPNRRINRIMV is encoded by the exons ATGCATATGCTCAAGAGTTTACTCATCGTTGCCTGCCTGGCAGCCGTTGCACTGCAGGTGAATG CCAAGCCACAGCAGGGCAAGCGATCGGGCCAGTATCAGGTGCTGAAACGTTATCAGCAGGAGGATGTTGAGCTGCCCGCCGAGGGACGCATCAGTCCCACCAAGTTGGCTGCTATCATCAGCGCCTTgagtggcaacagcagcggctcCGGCTCCGGCACCAGctcgccaacaacaacaacttccaCCATCTCCCCTACGCCAAGCACCACGACTGGTACTTCCATAACAACCACAACACCATCGGCAACCACGCCAACTACTACAACGCCAGCTGCTCGCAATGTCAACGATATCGATGACAATGaggacgacgatgatgatcaGGAATATGATCTGCAGTACAATGATAACAACGATTACCACGGTTATGCCGCCGCCTCCGCCGGTGCCGCCAGCAAGCGCAGCCAGGAAGATGCTCTTACTCGCCAGCGTCGCCAGTTCAGACGCCAACAGAAGATTCAGCGTCAACGTCAGCGCAAGAATGCccagcgtcgtcgtcgccagcgcaagcagcagcagcagcgtcgccGTCAgcgcaagcagcagcagcagcgtcgtcGCAACCGCATCCAGAACATCCGTCGCATCAACCGCTTCCGCAAGAACGCCAACAGGAACAGGTCTCCCAACCGTCGCATCAACCGCATTATGGTCTAA
- the LOC132795370 gene encoding estradiol 17-beta-dehydrogenase 8: MASGLLAGKVAFVTGAGSGIGRATCRILARDGAQVIAADRNLQAAQETASQLGGADRAAALEVDVSSLTSVKNAVTAALAKFKQAPSIVINSAGITRDGYLLKMPEHDYDDVYSVNLKGTFMVTQQFAKAMIDQQLKDCSIVNMSSIVARMNNIGQANYAATKAGVISFTEVASKEFGKFGIRVNCILPGYIDTPMVAVVPDSIKQQVVQRCPLGRLGQPEEIAEVIAFLASQKSAYVNGAAIEVTGGLK; this comes from the exons ATGGCAAGTGGATTACTCGCTGGCAAGGTGGCATTTGTAACAG GTGCCGGCTCGGGCATTGGTCGTGCCACCTGTCGCATTCTGGCACGTGATGGCGCTCAGGTGATTGCTGCCGATCGCAATCTGCAGGCAGCACAAGAGACAGCCTCGCAGTTGGGCGGCGCCGATCGTGCGGCTGCCCTTGAAGTGGACGTCTCATCGTTGACAAGTGTGAAGAATGCGGTGACCGCAGCGTTGGCAAAATTCAAGCAGGCGCCGAGCATTGTGATCAATTCGGCGGGCATCACCCGCGATGGGTATTTGCTGAAGATGCCGGAGCACGACTACGACGATGTGTACAGTGTGAATCTGAAGGGAACGTTTATGGTGACCCAACAGTTTGCCAAGGCAATGATCGATCAACAGCTGAAAGACTGCAGCATTGTCAACATGTCCAGCATTGTGGCACGCATGAACAACATTGGGCAGGCGAACTATGCGGCCACCAAGGCGGGCGTTATCTCCTTCACCGAGGTGGCCTCCAAGGAGTTTGGCAAGTTTGGCATTCGTGTCAATTGCATTCTCCCCGGCTACATTGACACGCCCATGGTGGCCGTGGTACCCGACAGCATTAAGCAACAGGTGGTGCAACGCTGTCCGCTTGGCCGCTTGGGTCAGCCCGAGGAGATCGCCGAGGTGATCGCTTTCCTTGCCTCCCAGAAATCGGCCTATGTCAATGGCGCGGCCATCGAAGTCACCGGCGGCCTCAAATAA
- the LOC132796398 gene encoding histone H3.v1, translating into MEQSTESPIADMALIEDAPMVPKTPTEKPPLVAAAAKAASPEPSSEPQADEKSAQPHTVADFIIHPLIAFKPRQAALDELQAQGKQATPAGSGSTTSTSPGTWLFGMNPGQGLGSSFSTLAGSVSGWFNDRIAGAAQQLPSLPSLQSLTEVPVRETTTTTTTTVRPDIVVRVQQRPNRRRGNGNGNGNGNLNGNGNGNGNRNGNRNGNGNRNGNRIGNGNGNGNGNGNRGQRPNRFNNRLDSLESDEYDDDYYNGNRFDEEFDDDEQDEEEIVPNNDEDQSLEQADDEEDEQLSVEQQPLKRRRVTQAQTGLRRRPQSQPQLQSHSQRRQHPQQTRRGPQPLAVLQQAEEEDDEEEADDAEQQPEQEVDDDEEEAEESDENFTPVIYSQSSRKSQGQAGFIQNSQQNLINQLRRFTFGQTPGELGNKLRKSSSQSQSNLSPTRNGGRRPQQATLLVNRNGQTVYVAPELLELTPGYPYGYAPAPVKKQQSQRVPASPYPQPPLTVPVRRKGRPTQYITIPWSQLGLTPPDRQTVVSLAEGIQSQPLILNIPESAITTLPVRGAAAGSNAQKKKKRPTLTASAVPLLADASLMDIFQPPQIPPSRTGASSSSSSTSSGAATKPKPKPVLIAAKPVQAGGLLPTRIRPGTIVEKAPAVESTEKQPQAAVTQTEQQPMKETSEAMDTAAVAPAAVNVEQPMETPAAGQTQPEQEYIIVGEDNEPGLSRHVQPVYGDARYVSYGDFHPYFDLIHQNRRFALRKVGRALQEDGEASAPIVAV; encoded by the exons ATGGAACAGTCAACGGAATCACCCATTGCCGACATGGCGCTGATTG AGGATGCCCCCATGGTGCCCAAGACGCCCACCGAGAAGCCACCGCTAGTGGCAGCGGCCGCCAAGGCAGCCAGCCCAGAGCCCAGCTCGGAGCCGCAGGCTGATGAGAAATCCGCTCAACCGCATACAGTTGCCGACTTCATCATCCATCCGCTGATCGCGTTCAAGCCCCGTCAGGCGGCACTCGATGAGCTCCAGGCTCAGGGCAAACAGGCAACGCCAGCCGGCTCGGGTAGCACCACTTCCACATCGCCCGGCACTTGGCTGTTCGGCATGAATCCTGGCCAGGGTTTGGGTTCGTCTTTCTCCACGCTGGCTGGCTCTGTGTCCGGCTGGTTCAACGATCGCATCGCTGGCGCCGCTCAACAGCTGCCCAGTCTTCCCAGCTTGCAGAGTTTGACGGAAGTCCCGGTCCGTGAGACGACCACCACAACTACCACCACCGTCCGTCCCGACATCGTGGTGCGTGTCCAGCAGCGTCCCAACAGAAGGCGtggcaatggaaatggcaacggcaatggcaacttgaatggcaatggcaatggcaacggtaATCGCAATGGCAAccgcaacggcaacggcaaccgCAATGGCAACCGCATTGGTAATGGCAACGgtaatggcaatggcaacggaaATCGTGGCCAGCGTCCAAATCGCTTCAACAATCGCCTCGATTCCCTGGAGTCGGATGAGTACGACGATGATTACTACAATGGCAATCGTTTCGACGAGGAGttcgatgatgatgaacaGGACGAGGAGGAGATTGTGCCCAACAATGATGAGGATCAATCGCTCGAGCAGGCTGACGATGAGGAGGACGAGCAACTGTCCGTTGAACAGCAGCCATTGAAGCGTCGTCGCGTTACCCAAGCTCAGACAGGACTGCGCCGCAGACCACAATCTCAACCCCAATTGCAATCGCACTCGCAGCGTCGCCAGCACCCACAGCAGACACGACGTGGACCCCAGCCGTTGGCTGTGCTGCAGCAGGCCGAGGAGGAGGACGACGAAGAGGAGGCCGATGATGCCGAACAGCAGCCGGAACAGGAGGTCGACGATGACGAGGAAGAGGCAGAGGAAAGTGATGAGAACTTCACGCCCGTCATCTACTCGCAATCCTCCCGCAAGTCCCAGGGACAAGCGGGTTTCATTCAGAACAGCCAACAGAATCTGATCAATCAGCTGCGTCGTTTCACCTTCGGTCAGACACCCGGCGAACTGGGCAACAAGTTGCGCAAGTCCTCCAGCCAGTCGCAAAGCAATCTGAGTCCGACGCGCAACGGCGGCCGTCGTCCCCAGCAGGCAACGCTGCTGGTGAACCGCAACGGTCAGACCGTTTATGTGGCACCCGAGCTGCTCGAGCTGACACCCGGCTATCCCTATGGCTATGCGCCCGCTCCCGTTAAGAAGCAACAATCGCAGCGTGTGCCCGCCAGTCCCTATCCTCAGCCACCTTTGACGGTGCCCGTCCGTCGCAAGGGACGTCCCACCCAATACATTACCATACCCTGGAGCCAGCTGGGTCTGACGCCACCTGATCGCCAGACTGTCGTCTCGCTCGCTGAGGGCATTCAATCGCAACCGCTTATTCTCAACATTCCCGAGAGCGCCATCACAACGCTGCCCGTCCGTGGTGCCGCCGCCGGCTCCAATGctcagaagaagaagaagcgtcCCACATTGACTGCCTCGGCTGTGCCTCTGCTTGCCGATGCCTCGCTCATGGACATCTTCCAGCCACCCCAGATCCCACCATCGCGCACCGGCGCCAGCTCAAGCTCCAGTTCTACATCCAGCGGAGCTGCAACTAAGCCCAAGCCTAAGCCAGTGTTGATTGCCGCCAAGCCCGTGCAAGCTGGCGGTCTGCTGCCCACACGCATTCGTCCCGGCACCATTGTGGAGAAAGCTCCCGCCGTGGAAAGCACCGAGAAGCAGCCACAAGCGGCAGTTACACAAACCGAACAGCAACCCATGAAGGAGACAAGCGAGGCCATGGACACGGCGGCTGTGGCTCCAGCTGCCGTCAATGTGGAGCAGCCAATGGAGACGCCAGCGGCTGGTCAGACACAGCCCGAGCAGGAGTACATCATTGTCGGTGAGGACAATGAGCCGGGACTGTCGCGTCATGTGCAGCCCGTCTATGGCGATGCTCGCTATGTATCGTATGGCGATTTTCATCCCTACTTCGATCTGATCCATCAGAATCGTCGCTTTGCCCTGCGCAAGGTGGGACGCGCTCTCCAAGAGGATGGCGAAGCGTCCGCGCCCATTGTCGCAGTCTAG
- the LOC132795542 gene encoding uncharacterized protein LOC132795542, translating to MKSPLSFAHLLLVGSLLVSLTLAERPSHVLKVRRSGYINEPSAALARSNDAAAAAAFELAGDQDKLSVVPAGASAAAAAGAAGSVGAANGGNNKKDASSGRLFLKKFLMFKNMFGSSSQPVIPIIITNPGTTSTAPTSPTVTVTSTGTIPTATGTITATPTSPTSTSPTSPTSTSTARQYGADDQDDELANDDGADDGSDGAAAGGIAMAANAELLDEQAMQAALAAGAQEYEVFTNGDQADESKASQSNRINLRRKGGRRGQGQMLSVRIPPRYRRYFKNGQKVMLNTKSRPNKRRVVRKRVQNKNKRINNRRRGGKNKNKKGKGKGKNKNKNKRTRIPVA from the coding sequence ATGAAGTCTCCACTATCCTTCGCTCATCTGCTTCTCGTCGGCAGCCTGCTTGTCAGCCTAACGCTCGCCGAACGGCCATCGCATGTGCTCAAGGTGCGCCGCAGTGGCTACATCAATGAGCCCTCTGCTGCCCTGGCACGCTCCaatgatgctgctgccgctgccgccttCGAGTTGGCCGGAGATCAGGATAAACTGAGCGTGGTGCCAGCTGGTGCttcagccgctgctgctgcaggtgCAGCTGGTTCAGTGGGCGCTGCCAACGGTGGAAACAACAAGAAAGATGCATCCAGTGGCCGTCTCTTTCTGAAGAAGTTCCTCATGTTCAAGAACATGttcggcagcagcagtcaaCCGGTGATCCCCATCATTATCACAAATCCTGGCACAACCTCCACAGCGCCCACATCACCCACTGTCACAGTGACCTCAACTGGCACGATACCAACGGCAACGGGCACAATCACAGCCACACCCACATCCCCGACGAGCACTTCACCCACCAGTCCCACCTCCACATCGACCGCTCGTCAGTATGGCGCTGATGATCAGGACGATGAGCTGGCCAACGATGATGGCGCTGACGATGGCAGCGATGGCGCCGCCGCTGGTGGCATTGCGATGGCTGCCAACGCTGAGCTCCTCGATGAGCAGGCCATGCAGGCGGCTTTGGCGGCCGGTGCCCAGGAGTACGAGGTGTTCACCAACGGCGATCAGGCGGACGAGAGCAAGGCCAGCCAGAGCAATCGCATCAATTTGCGTCGCAAGGGCGGACGTCGCGGTCAGGGACAGATGCTCAGTGTGCGCATTCCGCCACGCTATCGTCGCTACTTCAAGAACGGCCAGAAGGTGATGCTCAACACAAAGAGCCGACCCAACAAGCGTCGTGTGGTGAGGAAGCGTGTCCAGAACAAGAACAAGCGCATCAACAATCGTCGTCGCGGTggcaagaacaagaacaagaaggGCAAGGGCAAGGGCAAGaataagaacaagaacaagcgTACACGCATTCCAGTTGCCTAA
- the LOC132795572 gene encoding putative uncharacterized protein DDB_G0285119 gives MRFLACAVLLLSAAVLANAAVGRNEEQEAGAQQRYRVFKKNEVANGNVEGRSLTNLLSLKGCSNQSSSPTTTTTTITGTPTTTTGTSVTTTTPSVTTSPTSTSSNRSSARDLNNIDDDESDDDEENDDELDGLYQNDNQHDVVIYDAASFGASHRGYNRPNSNRNSNNNNNAADSTRQVDYELLRRQEEQNKLLRQRITYLRRQNVQNRRRAQRNRRAERRRQQQRRRQLIRKNRSNNRRRISRRNRRNNRRRNNRRRN, from the exons ATGAGATTCTTGGCTTGTGCAGTCCTGTTGCTTTCAGCAGCAGTTTTGGCTAATGCAGCAG TTGGACGCAACGAGGAGCAGGAGGCGGGCGCCCAGCAAAGGTACCGAGTGTTCAAGAAAAACGAAGTGGCAAACGGCAATGTTGAGGGTCGATCCCTCACAAATCTGTTGTCCCTCAAGGGCTGCTCAAATCAATCATCATCAcccaccaccaccacaacaaccatTACGGGAACACCGACCACAACAACGGGAACTTCggtcacaacaacaacaccatcaGTAACTACTTCTCCTACTTCTACCTCATCAAACCGCTCATCGGCTCGTGATCTGAATAACATCGATGACGACGAGtccgatgacgatgaggagaACGATGATGAGCTCGATGGCCTCTATCAGAATGACAACCAGCACGATGTCGTTATCTACGATGCCGCCAGCTTCGGTGCCAGCCATCGTGGCTACAATCGCCccaacagcaaccgcaacagcaacaacaacaacaacgccgcCGATAGCACCAGACAGGTAGACTACGAGCTTCTGCGTCGCCAGGAGGAGCAGAACAAACTGTTGCGTCAACGCATCACATATCTGCGCCGCCAGAACGTCCAGAACCGTCGTCGTGCCCAGCGCAATCGTCGTGCCGAGCGTCGTCGCCAGCAGCAGAGACGTCGCCAATTGATCCGCAAGAATCGCAGCAACAACCGTCGTCGCATCAGTCGCCGCAATCGCCGCAACAACCGTCGTCGCAACAACCGTCGCCGCAACTAG
- the LOC132795586 gene encoding protein suppressor of white apricot gives MQCLPQLILALALCAVFAPSDTQAHGSSGYRLGLRPVGRGENVYPEGRFTSSIVNKFSSLKGTTTTTTAADTISPTTTTGTSTITDTPTSDTTTPSTTSPTSSTTTGRSFGPGGELAADDDADDEEQHPLYNARAYDDDDDDDDDDEPIQDDGDNDVDSDDDDDDDEEGFYMVAGSAAAGPAAQPAAAAVAVSDSHPSLVRRPTEQQWRQFQLEQRNRRRMNRLQREHNQRIRELLRRQRVSQRRNTQRVQRIQQNNRRNSRRRNRRNKTRSKNQRLRRRRNNRERRRRQKSQRQRRRQRLNQRRLLRQLLRRRRRGRGRSLHRVLVA, from the exons ATGCAGTGCCTGCCACAATTGATATTGGCGCTGGCGCTTTGCGCTGTGTTCGCTCCATCCGATACCCAAG CCCATGGATCATCCGGCTATCGCTTGGGCCTGCGACCCGTTGGTCGTGGCGAGAATGTCTATCCCGAGGGTCGATTCACCTCGTCGATCGTGAACAAGTTCAGCTCGCTGAAGGGCaccacgacaacgacgacagcagCCGACACCATTTCGCCCACGACAACCACGGGCACATCGACAATCACTGATACACCGACATCGGACACCACAACGCCATCGACAACCTCGCCAACGTCATCGACCACAACAGGCAGAAGTTTCGGACCTGGCGGCGAACTTGCCGCCGATGATGATGCCGATGATGAGGAACAGCATCCGCTGTACAATGCTCGTGCCtacgacgatgatgacgatgacgatgatgatgatgagcccATCCAAGATGATGGCGACAACGATGTCGACagcgacgatgatgatgatgacgacgaagAGGGCTTCTACATGGTCGCTGgcagtgctgctgctggcccAGCTGCTCAACCGGCTGCCGCCGCCGTTGCCGTCAGTGATTCGCATCCCAGCCTGGTGCGTCGGCCCACCGAACAGCAGTGGCGTCAATTCCAGCTGGAGCAGCGCAATCGTCGCCGCATGAATCGCCTCCAGCGTGAGCACAATCAGCGCATTCGCGAGCTGCTGCGTCGCCAGCGCGTCTCGCAGCGTCGCAACACGCAGCGTGTGCAACGCATCCAGCAGAACAATCGCCGCAACAGCCGCCGTCGCAATCGCCGCAACAAGACTCGCTCCAAGAACCAGCGTCTCCGTCGTCGCCGCAACAACCGTgagcgtcgtcgtcgccaaAAGTCGCAGCGTCAGCGTCGCCGCCAACGCCTCAACCAGCGTCGTCTCCTCCGCCAGCTGCtgcgtcgccgtcgtcgtggACGTGGCCGCAGCCTGCACCGTGTGCTCGTTGCCTAA
- the LOC132795515 gene encoding uncharacterized protein LOC132795515, with protein MSCSTLYCLSVAIFLLLDLNPSLAACGDRPLKQLRLRSSTSNGEESESDQQLPPIDLSHLSEQQLQQLMQQLNVADQFDEDNRGSSRPWKKVQRIIRRQLVRVPKRYLKKLLRQFGLARSVSVRSGVIQLLPQPEVPDVEPQPQLYYLIPLE; from the coding sequence ATGAGCTGTTCTACACTTTACTGCCTGTCTGTGGCCATATTCTTGCTGCTGGATTTGAATCCAAGCTTGGCCGCCTGTGGCGATCGCCCGCTGAAACAGTTGCGTCTACGCAGCAGCACATCGAATGGCGAGGAATCCGAATCCGATCAGCAGTTGCCACCGATTGATCTCAGTCATCTGAGtgaacagcagctgcagcagctcatGCAACAGCTGAATGTTGCCGATCAATTCGATGAGGATAATCGTGGCAGCAGTCGGCCATGGAAGAAGGTTCAACGCATCATCCGGCGGCAGCTAGTTCGTGTTCCCAAGCGATATCTCAAGAAGTTGCTGCGACAATTTGGACTTGCCCGCAGCGTCAGCGTTCGCAGTGGAGTGATTCAGCTGCTGCCACAGCCAGAGGTGCCCGATGTGgagccacagccacaactCTACTATTTAATACCATTGGAGTGA
- the LOC132794991 gene encoding uncharacterized protein LOC132794991 codes for MSKLSALFVLSCLLAFALAVPEPRQLRQQQQQLRQQLQHLQHPYLFLSVPRGRANAGAVVQGFEIVEEPEDDIDHLGNDDDDDEDDDAAVQHDDDDDEDDDEDEHEAHLQRGLSLARNGQLVLLKNDAEQDDDDDDEQDDDEQDNAAPQLPLPTQMMVARDQAGAIMVPDGIVEIEGQSIVDEKTGKAALLVPRAALDAIPDGAVVALMERSSATDALAAVGEERANRVIVRRRKNAGRRNVVRRRRGGRRPVQRRRRGGQRRRGGNNRRRNVRVVRPNGNRRRGNVQRRRGGQVMFQG; via the exons ATGTCCAAGCTCAGCGCTTTATTCGTGCTCAGCTGCCTGCTGGCCTTTGCCTTGGCTGTGCCGG AGCCACGCCAGCtgcgtcaacagcagcaacagctgcgtCAGCAATTGCAGCACTTGCAACATCCGTATCTCTTCTTGAGCGTGCCACGTGGACGCGCCAATGCTGGCGCCGTTGTTCAAGGCTTTGAGATTGTCGAAGAGCCCGAAGATGACATCGATCATCTTGGcaacgatgatgacgatgacgaagaCGATGACGCTGCTGTGCAgcatgacgatgatgatgacgaagaCGATGATGAGGACGAACACGAAGCGCACTTGCAACGTGGCTTGAGCTTGGCACGCAATGGTCAACTGGTGCTGCTTAAGAACGATGCCGAACaggacgatgacgacgatgacgaacAGGACGATGACGAACAGGACAACGCTGCCCCACAGCTGCCTTTG CCCACGCAAATGATGGTGGCCAGAGATCAGGCCGGTGCCATCATGGTGCCCGATGGCATCGTCGAGATCGAGGGTCAGAGCATTGTCGATGAGAAGACGGGCAAGGCAGCGTTGCTCGTGCCACGTGCCGCACTCGATGCCATTCCCGATGGCGCCGTTGTGGCGCTCATGGAGCGCAGCAGCGCCACCGATGCCTTGGCCGCCGTCGGCGAGGAGCGCGCCAATCGTGTGATTGTGCGTCGCCGCAAGAACGCCGGCCGTCGCAACGTTGTCCGTCGTCGTCGCGGCGGTCGTCGTCCGGTGCAGCGTCGTCGCCGTGGCGGACAGCGTCGTCGTGGTGGCAACAACAGGCGTCGCAATGTCCGTGTCGTGCGTCCCAATGGCAACCGCAGACGCGGCAACGTGCAACGTCGTCGCGGTGGTCAGGTCATGTTCCAGGGTTAA